The following are from one region of the Methanobacteriales archaeon HGW-Methanobacteriales-1 genome:
- a CDS encoding glycosyltransferase family 1 protein, which translates to MKIAFIYDAVYPWIKGGAEKRVYEIAKRLSERGHEVHWYSVGWWANDQPLYMEKDGIIFHGVCQPIDLYKNGKRTINEALYFAWKLAPVIMREDFDIIDCQEFPYFPCFVAKIHSIFKKSVLLITWYEVWDKYWYDYIGKKGFFGRIIEKTTTKLPKKIIPISNKIKDDLKIFNVPEEKNYVIPNGVDFNYIQNIKPSTQNFDIIYVGRLISHKNVDVLLKAISKAKITVPNIKCGIIGSGPDLEKLKNLSKTLRLEDNVNFFGFVEKDEDVYSYMKSSKIFVLPSTREGFPNTILEANSCGLPAIIVDHEKNAGVGVIKNNENGFIVKLSADEISNKILYLLKNESELNKLNKSSIAFAKNYDWELIVSKIEKVYEATLNET; encoded by the coding sequence ATGAAAATTGCTTTTATTTATGATGCTGTCTATCCTTGGATAAAGGGCGGTGCAGAAAAGAGAGTTTATGAGATTGCAAAAAGGTTGTCAGAACGAGGTCATGAAGTTCATTGGTATAGTGTTGGCTGGTGGGCTAATGATCAACCGTTATATATGGAAAAAGATGGAATTATATTCCATGGCGTTTGTCAACCCATCGATCTTTATAAAAATGGGAAAAGAACCATTAATGAAGCTTTGTATTTTGCATGGAAATTAGCACCGGTTATTATGAGAGAAGATTTTGATATTATTGACTGTCAAGAATTCCCATATTTTCCATGTTTTGTAGCTAAAATACACTCAATTTTCAAGAAATCAGTCTTATTAATAACTTGGTATGAAGTTTGGGATAAATACTGGTACGATTATATCGGTAAAAAAGGCTTTTTTGGGAGAATTATAGAAAAAACAACAACTAAACTACCAAAAAAGATAATTCCCATATCTAATAAAATTAAAGATGATTTAAAAATTTTTAATGTACCTGAAGAAAAGAATTATGTAATTCCTAATGGTGTAGACTTCAATTATATCCAAAATATTAAACCATCAACACAAAATTTTGATATTATTTATGTGGGTAGATTAATATCCCATAAAAATGTTGATGTGCTATTAAAAGCAATATCAAAAGCTAAAATAACAGTACCTAATATTAAATGTGGAATAATCGGTAGTGGACCAGATCTTGAAAAATTGAAAAATCTATCTAAAACTCTTAGATTAGAAGATAATGTGAATTTTTTTGGATTTGTTGAAAAAGACGAAGATGTGTACTCTTATATGAAATCTTCTAAAATATTCGTACTTCCATCCACTAGAGAAGGTTTTCCAAACACCATTTTAGAAGCTAACTCCTGTGGTTTGCCTGCTATAATTGTAGATCATGAAAAAAATGCAGGTGTAGGGGTTATAAAAAATAATGAGAATGGTTTCATTGTTAAACTTTCTGCAGATGAAATATCAAATAAAATTCTATATTTACTTAAAAATGAAAGTGAATTAAATAAATTAAATAAAAGTTCAATAGCTTTTGCTAAAAATTATGATTGGGAACTTATTGTTTCAAAGATTGAAAAAGTTTATGAGGCTACTTTAAATGAAACTTAA
- a CDS encoding glycosyltransferase family 2 protein encodes MKISIVIPALNEEGIVGNTVQSIPVQNLKEMGLETEIIVVDNASTDNTSQEASAAGATVIYEEKKGYGNAYLRGLREASGDIIVMGDADGTYPFDQTHEFIKPILTEDYEFVMGNRLNGHMEKGAMPSLHKYIGNPMLTRMLNVLFKSDLSDTHCGMRAFKKEVLEKINLQSPGMEFAIEMVIEIAENDIKVKEVPIEYRVRGGEAKLSSFKDGWRHVNYMFNRKFLKKSKYSDNELNSLSIIRK; translated from the coding sequence ATGAAAATTTCTATTGTAATACCCGCATTAAACGAAGAAGGAATAGTAGGAAATACAGTTCAGTCAATCCCAGTTCAAAATCTAAAAGAAATGGGACTAGAAACTGAAATTATAGTTGTGGATAATGCTTCAACCGATAACACATCTCAAGAAGCAAGTGCAGCCGGAGCAACTGTAATTTATGAAGAAAAAAAAGGATACGGGAACGCTTATTTACGTGGGCTAAGAGAAGCTTCAGGAGATATAATTGTAATGGGTGATGCAGATGGCACTTATCCTTTTGATCAAACCCATGAATTTATTAAACCAATTTTGACTGAAGATTATGAATTTGTAATGGGTAATCGTTTAAATGGACATATGGAAAAGGGCGCCATGCCATCATTACATAAATACATTGGAAATCCTATGCTTACCCGAATGCTAAATGTTCTCTTTAAATCAGATCTTTCTGATACTCACTGTGGAATGAGGGCCTTTAAAAAGGAAGTTCTAGAAAAAATTAATTTACAATCCCCCGGAATGGAATTTGCCATTGAAATGGTAATAGAAATTGCCGAGAATGATATCAAAGTCAAAGAAGTTCCTATTGAATATCGCGTTAGAGGCGGAGAAGCTAAATTAAGCTCTTTTAAAGATGGATGGAGACATGTTAATTACATGTTCAATAGAAAATTCCTGAAAAAGTCCAAATATTCTGATAATGAATTAAATTCTCTTTCTATAATCAGAAAATAA